GTCATCAAGAATCTCGAAGGCACGCCCGGCATCGGTACCTCCGAGATTTGCTTCAGCGCCGGCTCCACCGGCAGCAAGGAAATTTACGTCTCCGACTATGACGGCGCGAACATGAAGCAGGTGACGAAGCACAACTCGATCTCCATCAAGCCGAAGATGTCACCCGATGGCAGCAAGATTGCCTACTTGTCCTTCAAGGACCGCTACTCCTTTCTCTACGTCTTTGACCGCATGACGGGCGTCTCCGTTCCCCTCTCGAAGGAAGTGGGCTTGAACATCGCCCCCGCCTGGTCGCCCGATGGCCGCCAGCTTGCCCAGGTGCTCAGCAAAGACGGGAACAACGAGATCTATCTGCGCAACGCCGACGGCACGAACTTGCGCCGCCTGACCCGTAACCGCGATCTCGACACCTCGCCCGTGTTCTCGCCCGATGGCAGCCGCATTGCCTTCGTCAGCGACCGCGGCGGCAATCCCCAGATCTATGTCATGAGCAGCAGTGGCGACGGCGCCGCGCGGCTCTCCTTCCAGGGCGGCAGTTCCTACGACCCCGCGTGGTCGCCCGACGGCAAGTACATCGCCTATGTCGCCGAGAAGTCCGGCGAAGGCCTGGAGATTTACATCATGGGCGCCGACGGCACCGGCCACCGCCGCCTGACCGACTCCCAGGGCAGCAACGAATCCCCGAGCTGGTCGCCCGACTCGCGGCACGTCATCTACTATTCAACCCGCAACGGCCAGAAGAGCCTCTATACCTACACTGTTGAAACCAGCGAAGAGCGCCGCGTTCCCCGCCTCACCATGAGCTGCGAGGGTCCCTCCTGGGGGCCGCGCCGGAACTAGGCGAGCCATGGGCGAAAGCATCATTGTAGAAAACCGGATTGCCCGGCGTAACTATGAGATCCTGGATACCTACGAGGCCGGCATCGTCCTCGTGGGTACCGAGGTCAAGTCGTTGCGCGAGGCGGGCAACATGACGCTGAAGGACAGCTTTGCCGACATCAGGACCA
The nucleotide sequence above comes from Candidatus Hydrogenedentota bacterium. Encoded proteins:
- the tolB gene encoding Tol-Pal system beta propeller repeat protein TolB, with protein sequence MKSKLWLGLTVICALVALSPRAAAQLEIVGEGQSLGAKIPIAVPPCASSDPSLAALARDLAQVIADDLQFSGLFDVLPAERYPAGFVALDPDVQRLDRDAWAATKSEHLVFGNLKQDGGTLVTEFRLFDLFSKNQVFGLELKVDKNFPRLAAHHFSEQVIKNLEGTPGIGTSEICFSAGSTGSKEIYVSDYDGANMKQVTKHNSISIKPKMSPDGSKIAYLSFKDRYSFLYVFDRMTGVSVPLSKEVGLNIAPAWSPDGRQLAQVLSKDGNNEIYLRNADGTNLRRLTRNRDLDTSPVFSPDGSRIAFVSDRGGNPQIYVMSSSGDGAARLSFQGGSSYDPAWSPDGKYIAYVAEKSGEGLEIYIMGADGTGHRRLTDSQGSNESPSWSPDSRHVIYYSTRNGQKSLYTYTVETSEERRVPRLTMSCEGPSWGPRRN